GTGTAAATGGGTAGAGGACATTTTCAACCTAATCCATATTTTCGGGTTGGTTGGGTTCACAACCTAAATAGTATTGGGgcttttacaaaaaaaattatgataatagaactCATGTTACAACGTTTTTTAAACTtgtaaaagtaacaaatttaaaagtgacgACTCTCTGATAGTCCTATGATTATAGCTCTCTGATAGCCCTATGATTATTGGTCTGATAGCCgtttgatatcactaattttgccatattaataatatgtaaaaaaacatgtctttaattcatttgatCTCAAGTATACAATGTCCCGAGATGACCTGAGATGAAAAAATTCTTTCTTTAGTTATTGGATTTTGGGCCTTATGGCACCAAGATGACTCGAGATGAAAGAATCTTGCCTTTACTATATTCGATCTCGGACATACATTGCCTTGAGATTAAAGACTTTTTccaattagaaaaaaaatcaaatagcaATCAAACACTAATCAAACAACAATATATAGTATTGATAATTTGTGGTAATAAGATGAGAAGCTAATAACAATAGGATGCTAATGAAATGCAGTTAtgtatttttagttattaggGTATTTTGGTCATCTAACCATTTTAATTGAGttggattttttaattttttatttctacaaatttaaaaataagggtgcttttaatttttccaataaaaccattgctttttttttttttccctattcttatttatataGATAACAATaatgggatagttgcaaaacaaaaccgaaaatacaaaacaaatattattgaacttaaaaataaaaaaaaaattagaaggaaagagattttaaggaaaattattttaagttgaaaatatttataaatatgataattttcatacatataaaaaaacactaaaatatttataactcaggtaaaaaaataaaaaaacctaTGAAatcggtaaaatatttttgtaaattctaTATTTGTCCCTGATATTTCTAACGATGGGTcgtttttccttctttttcttctataccatttattcatcttctcttcgtgatattctttcttctacttttatttatcttctttttctttttttttttctacatcttctctttctttctttcgaTTGTtcttccaaaatattaaaatcatttaaatatcgCTTTAATATGGTCTAAACAATCGCTTACCTAGTccacacgattgtttagatttgaagtcattttcgcatcgtttaaaaagaactacatgaTCATATGGATATGTTGATCTAAATGATATCTTACCATAGtcaacatgatcatttagcatggtcaacacgatcgtttagatttgaagtattttttctatcgttttaaaaaaactacacgAATGTGTGGATATGATTTAAACGATCTCTTACCatagtcaacacgatcgtttagatttgaagtcgTTTTcccataatttaaaaagaattacacaATTGTgtggatatgatctaaatgatcgtttaccaTAGTTAAAACGATCGTTTAACATGGTTAACACGATAGTTTAGCGTGCttaacacgatcgtttagatttaaatcatttttccattGTTAAGAAAAACTATACGATCGTGTCGATACTACATACACGATTGTATATCATTTCGTACATGATGACGTGTCATGgtcgtttagaagaagaattacacaCATGCGAGTGATCGATTAATCGAGTATTCACTGGagcatttttttgtattttttattgtgggcttgtgaattttttctattttcaaaattgttctacctagtgtaaatattttatcggtttattatatttaaaaaatccttataaatatagcaaaatgtaCTGGATATCATGGTTTGTTAATTTATACAAACCTTCGTCATCTTAATAGATACATCTAATCTTAAATCTAACTAgtataattgtattttatttttaattaaacaagttAGTATGACTCAAATTGAATGGTTCAAACTTTGCTTGGAATTTCTTTAATCACCAAATTTTGTTCTCATATGAATAATGTGTGGCCAATCATAATCAGTGGCATATCAAGAAATCATTTGTAGGTGGCACTATTAACGTAGATGAGATTTGAATCGAAGACCTTGGGATTTTAAAGGGGACACAACCACTATACCAAAGgtaaaatatagtaaagaCAAAGCattatttaagatatattgtaatttaaaactacaaaattaatattaaaatacaaaaaccgaGAATGTGAGGGGGACACGTGCCCCTCTAGCCCCTTAATAGATCCACCCATGATGACAAGTGTAGGAcacaaaaattttcaacattatgacggttgaaaattttctgagatagttgcaaatttaacaattagatttaaaataattaagtatatagcaacattttaaaaaatttgcaaatatgacaaaatttgtcaaattctataaatgatacaagtctatcactaatagactatgttgtaaatattggtctatcactgatagatcatacgagtctatcaacgataattttgctatatttgtaattttttaaaatattgctatatatttaattattatttctcaaatgaccatcaattacaattaccctaAATATTTCATGCCACATTAAATGAGTATGTTTTCACTAATCTGctaatattaaatgaaaatatttacgaagATTAGTTTCTACaattaaaagaacaataacaacaaaaatatatgaaaaagattgaccaagggagaaaaaaaagtaaagagataattacaaatttagcaactagattcaaaataattaagtatataataacattttaaaatttttgtaaatatagtcaaatttgtttaagtctatcaatgatagaagtctatcaccgatagatcattttacaaatattaatttattactgatagaccatagctatatttgaataattttttaaatgttatattctcaattattatttttaaaatgaccatCGTTACAATTCGTGAGTGACGATGAGTAAACTCATTTTTGGGCCATTACAAAATTGGTGTCCAGCCCCTCAATCTTATACTAAAACAAGTCTCAAACATTATTCCCTCAAATAAATATGCTTCATACACTACTTGCTTTACAAGCAATGTACACCCATTCTAATTTGTCTTTGCCCTACTCTTTAATAATTCATTCAATTCCTTCAATTACACCAATATACAATCTACAATAATCTTCTCTTCCTCATATTTTTACATCATTTTCATTGAAAACCAACACCCTTTTGCTACTTGAATTAACCTAGAggttatatttgttaatacaACTGGTCAGAAACTAAGCTTTAAGAGTGTTATATTGGAGGCGTTCTCTTTTCAAAGCTATGAACTTTGCTGCAATATCATCATAATCTGGTAGCTTTGGATGAACATGGCTTGGTTGCTTATAAGGGCATGATTTTGTACGACCAAAGCTCCCTTCTTTCAGCCTCTCTTTTGGCCTTTCTGTTGGCATTGTCACTGCCCTTAAACAAAGCCCATCCTTTTTTACATCTACCTTTTCACAATTTGCTTCAACTTTCTTGTGGTTTATGTTGGCATTGAAGCCATCATCTGTTGTAAATTTCATGTCATGACTTGGAGGTGTGTCTCCCCTTTTTgtccttctcctcctccttgGTTTCTTGTAAAAATTTGCCCATTCAATTTCCTTATCTGTTGTTACTTCTGAAGCAGAAGCCCAATATTTATCCATTGTCCTCTGCTTCCATGAagaattttcttgtttataaTCCTCTTTCTTAGGGTTTCCTTCTACCACTTCCATAAACCTCTTCTTTGATCCTTCAATAGAAGTTCTTGAGCTTGAATTTTCATCCTCACTCCAAGATTCACTTTGAACCAAATCAATTTGGTTTTGATGATTTTCTTTGCTAATCTCTCTGTTTGACAAAGTTGGGgttgttttgaatttgaacaGTCTTTGATCACCTTCTGTTGTGGTCGAGGAACAAAGCTCCACAACATCATCAAGATAAACAATCCTTTCCTCAGGTAACTGAGGAAAAAATTCACAAGAAGTGCTAGTTACTGAATTAGAATAATGTATGTCTCCCTTTTTTGTCTCGTAAGCATTCATTGCTTGTTTCTTGTGTTGCTTTATCTTTTCTTCAGCATGAACTTGAATAACTTCCTTTGCTGTTACCTGAAAGAGGGTTAAACATAAagaatcacttttttttttttttttttgtctaataAGAATCTCATGCTTATAAAAGAGGAGTTATGCTCCATTTTTCAATAAGGAAAAGCacagaaagaaaggaagagagagtTAAAAGCttagaaagaagagaaaagttaGTATAGAAAGAGTGAAAAAGGCTTCATTGGAAAACTTCCACATTTGTACTTTTTTCAAATGCCAGTGTCTTCAACAGCAGTGACCTgtcttctttcaaaatttcgTCTAAATTTCTACTCAAAGGATAACTTagaaacatttacaaataGTGAAACAAATGTTGCATTCTGAAAGGTATTGGGAGATTAACAAACAGAAACCAAACCTGATTTTGGTGCCATTCTGAACGGTATTCAAGAGCCAAAACCTCAGGTTTAAGACAATCTCTAACGATTTCATTCATCATTCTCTGTTTTTCATCATCCGACACATAGTTTATTGACAGCTTTTGTTTGATCTGTAAACAAAATTAGGCAGTTTAGTTGAAacaaattaagattaaaaaagaacaaaaaaaaaagtgagcaTAATCTTGAAATTTAATGTAAGTAGTACTTGGAGATTGACAAGATTGCCTGGATTAAGCTCAACAGCAGTAGTTTCAAAGCTACGACCATAACGTTCACCAAACAGTTTCCTTATAAGCTGCAACTCAGGAAGATCACCACATCTAGCTGACGCAAACAACAGACTTGAAACTGCTTCATTAACATCATTAGGACACTccctacaaaataaattaatgaacaACATTGAAAGCAAATAATTTCCATGAAAAAAATGAGGATGTAGAAGCAAATGTACTTGTGTTTGCGTATGTAGGAGAGATTCAAGAGTATGAATTCACAGAAATTGTCCAGAATCTCATATGCTGACATTCTGGTTTCGTCTTTCACTATCTGCTCAACCTGAACAACATTTaacattctttaaaaaaaaaaaaaaaaaaaaagaagagaaaatattgAAGGTGGGGTTCTTAATTTGAACTAATTATAGTAAAACccaattgataaaataatgttttggaGGTACTCTATTGAAGGCAATTTGATGGTAGCCATTTTGAAGGAGTTGTACAATATCTTCTCTCAATTGCTTCGTAATTAcactctttttgtttttcaaaagctttAGACGGCATTGAACCTGTTTGATCAACTTTTTACTGCAGCAGAAAGaaaccaaattgaaaaaaggaaaaataaaaaactttttataattCTGCAGAATTGATGTTGTTAATTACCATTTAGAAGCTTTTCGCCAGCCGAAGAAGGTAAAGCCAAACATGTTGAAGAGGAAATAATGAGGGAAGTAATGAAAGTGAGAAAATTGTGGATGAAGACACACATGGAAGAAAGGTGAAGAAGGctattaatagaaaaaaggcATTGAAGAGAGCAAAATTACGAGGGAAGTAATTAATAAGGTAAG
This DNA window, taken from Cucumis sativus cultivar 9930 chromosome 6, Cucumber_9930_V3, whole genome shotgun sequence, encodes the following:
- the LOC101206370 gene encoding uncharacterized protein LOC101206370 isoform X1, with amino-acid sequence MFGFTFFGWRKASKCKKLIKQVQCRLKLLKNKKSVITKQLREDIVQLLQNGYHQIAFNRVEQIVKDETRMSAYEILDNFCEFILLNLSYIRKHKECPNDVNEAVSSLLFASARCGDLPELQLIRKLFGERYGRSFETTAVELNPGNLVNLQIKQKLSINYVSDDEKQRMMNEIVRDCLKPEVLALEYRSEWHQNQVTAKEVIQVHAEEKIKQHKKQAMNAYETKKGDIHYSNSVTSTSCEFFPQLPEERIVYLDDVVELCSSTTTEGDQRLFKFKTTPTLSNREISKENHQNQIDLVQSESWSEDENSSSRTSIEGSKKRFMEVVEGNPKKEDYKQENSSWKQRTMDKYWASASEVTTDKEIEWANFYKKPRRRRRTKRGDTPPSHDMKFTTDDGFNANINHKKVEANCEKVDVKKDGLCLRAVTMPTERPKERLKEGSFGRTKSCPYKQPSHVHPKLPDYDDIAAKFIALKRERLQYNTLKA
- the LOC101206370 gene encoding uncharacterized protein LOC101206370 isoform X2, whose amino-acid sequence is MVEQIVKDETRMSAYEILDNFCEFILLNLSYIRKHKECPNDVNEAVSSLLFASARCGDLPELQLIRKLFGERYGRSFETTAVELNPGNLVNLQIKQKLSINYVSDDEKQRMMNEIVRDCLKPEVLALEYRSEWHQNQVTAKEVIQVHAEEKIKQHKKQAMNAYETKKGDIHYSNSVTSTSCEFFPQLPEERIVYLDDVVELCSSTTTEGDQRLFKFKTTPTLSNREISKENHQNQIDLVQSESWSEDENSSSRTSIEGSKKRFMEVVEGNPKKEDYKQENSSWKQRTMDKYWASASEVTTDKEIEWANFYKKPRRRRRTKRGDTPPSHDMKFTTDDGFNANINHKKVEANCEKVDVKKDGLCLRAVTMPTERPKERLKEGSFGRTKSCPYKQPSHVHPKLPDYDDIAAKFIALKRERLQYNTLKA